The Roseimicrobium gellanilyticum DNA window AGAACATGCTGGCCAGCGTGACCCTGCCGGACAGCAGCGTGCACAGCTACGCTTACGACTACCGCGTGCGTCGCATCACCCGCACCGAAGGCAGCGCCAATCCCGTGGCCATGACCTTCAGCGGCGGCCTCAGCGTGGCTGAGTTTGAAGTGACCGACCCGCAACTCGGTACTCTCAATACTCAACCCGCCGTCGAATACCAGCGCGGTCCCGACATGGGCGGCGGGGTGGGCGGCCTGCTCTACTCCCTGCGCAGCGGCACGGCGAAGTTCAACCTGAGCAACGGCCGCGGCGACGTGGTGGCCCAGAGCGACAGCACCGGCGACCTCACCTGGACGGCCAGCTACGAAGCCTACGGCAAGCGCCCCATGGAAACCGGCACCAACGCCGACCGTCAGCGCGCCAACACCAAGGAAGAAGACCCCACCGGTTTGCTCAACGAAGGGTACCGCTATCGGGACCTGGAGACTGATGTGTGGCTGAGCAAAGACCCCGCAGGCTTTGTGGATGGACCAAACTTGTATGCGTATGTCAGGCAGAATCCGTGGACGAGTTGGGATCCTGATGGATTAGCTACCCGCAGTGAGCTGGCCAAACAAAAGGAACACTTCATTGCCAAGCTGTCCGATACCGACGGAATGGATGGGAACGAATATAGATTGCACGTGCAGAACGTCATGTCCGAGGTCGAAAGAGTCTCGGCTCGAATTCAGGCAATCGACAGTGCGTCGAGGAATGTCAATCAGGCCATCGCTTTCACAAACTTCGTAAGAGAAAATCTTTATGGTCTAAATCGCCTGCCATATCGAATCAATCCAGATGATATTGACGACAGTAATCCATTTCATTCTTGGATCTTTGAGCAGGGAAACAACTTTGGCAAATTTAAGTCTGACGGCGCCGCGGCCGTCCTGGGAGGGGCCTTAAGTGGAATATCCAAGACCTCGAAGCTAGTCAGGCGCACCGCTACAAGGGGAATTGGGGCCGCGCACATGTTTGACGAGGCATTTGCCGCAAACAGATACTATGTTGCGTCTCCAAAGCATACAGGAGCGGCTAGGACGGCAGGAGGAGCCAAAATCAACCCTGCTCCAGCGGACGGTCAGGGGGCGTTGGATTTTTCATTTCCTGTGTCAGAAAACACCACGCGACGAATCGGAGTTGACACCGCCCACAATCAACTCGTGGTATTTGACCGTACTCAGAATGTAACAAGAGGTGGGCGCACGGTTGGCGGAGAATATCATGGACATGTGAGAACTTGGGACGAGCTTTCATCCCCAATGCAAAAAGCATTGTCGGACTATGGAGTTTCAGTAAGTAAGAAAGGTGAAATTAAATTAGACCCAAAAACATGGGGGTTCTCGGATGACTAATCGCTATATCGAATCTCGTAACGTTGCGCGTGAAGACCTAGAGTCAGCTGTCGCTTCCAATGATATAAAACTGCTCCGCGAGTATTTAGTTTCGGCGGCGCTAGTGGGTGAAGATTTGCCGTTTCTTGAGCAGGTTTGTCTGAACTTAAGCGCTCATCTGGATGAAGAGGTTCGCGGTAACGCAATCCTCGGCCTAGGTCATCTGGCAAGGCGAGCCAGATCACTAGATTCGAAAGCAAGAACGATCATTGAAAACGGCCTTCAAGATTCGTCGTCATACGTTCGAGGGCATGCTTGGTCCGCTGCAGATGATGTGATTCACTTCTTAGGATGGCAAGTAGTTGGATATAAAAAATGAACGCGCAAGCCAACCAATGGCATTGGCCTTGCCAACCCATTTGGAAAAATAAAACACAGATGTCTTCTCGGCTATGAACGCTCGAAAAATTACGGGAGACCCTGGAGGGGCAGTGAGTCGGCGCTTGAAGTATCACACTTGTCGACTCACCGGATCTCCAGACCCCTGCAGCCGTCTACCAGAGCAAAGGTCGCCTGCGTCTGACTGAACACCGGGACTGTTGCGGCGCACACGTGTTTTTCCACGCCGTATCTAACCATCTGGGCATAGTTAGTCTTCAAGCCATCCCGCGCCCGGGAGGTCACGTGAAGCCCGAGCAGGCGTTGCGTACTGCGCGCGGTGGAAACCCCGCTCGGCTTGCAACGCCCCAAGCTCCGCGCCCTGCTTCGCCCGCCGCGCAACCCTAGCGCCTCGCCAAGCTCGGCGGCTCCGCGCCCGCCCACCGGTAAACTCTCCACAACGCGTAGTAGTGCAAAACGGCTGCCCCCCACCGCCTGCGCCCGCCGCCGGGCCGCCAGCCGTTTTACACTACACCGACGTTGTGGAAAGTTACCTCCCTCCCTGCGTGTGGCGGCGTCGCTCGTGCCTCGCTGTGCCGCGGTGAGGCGCTCCAGCCGCGGGGCTCCTTCGCGCCGCCGACCCGAGGCACGCTGCGCGCCAGCCGGCCCCCCGCCAAGCTCCCCACCGCGCCCGTCTGTCACGCATCCTGCCAACCCCCACGGCGCAACGCTCCGCCCCCCCTGCGGCCCGGCTCGTCCCTCGCCCAGCCGCAGCCAACCTCTGGAGCATCGAAATACAAAGTGTCTGTCCCTTTGTTAAAAAACTGTTGCACCATCTTGCCCCATCGTCATCATCTACCCATGCGCTTGGCCCGTCTCAAGGCGCTGCCGGGGGCTACGGCAGCTCACTACCACTGCATCTCCCGCGTCGTGGACCGGCGCTTTGTCTTGGGTGAGGTCGAGAAAGAAATCTTCCTCAAGCTCATGCGCTTTTATGCGCACTTTTGCCAGGTCCGCGTCTCGGCGTACTGCTTGATGAGCAATCACTTCCATCTTCTGGTGGAAGTCCCGGCCCGGCCGCAGGTGATGCCCTCGGAAGCCTTGCTCATCGGGCATGTGCAGTCCTGCTACGGCAAGAACACCGCTGCCCTGCTCGCCGAAAACCTCCGACAACTGCGTCAGCAGGCTGGCGAGGCGGTGGCGCAAAAGCACCTCGAAAGCTGGTTCGCAAGATTGTGGGACATCAGCGCCTTCATGAAGACGCTCAAACAGCGCTTCACCCAGCAGTTCAACAAGCTCCACGGACGCAAAGGCACCCTCTGGGAGGACCGCTTCCGCAGTGTGCTGGTGGAGAGCGGCAGCGCCCTGGCCACCATGGCCGCCTACATCGACCTCAATCCCGTGCGCGCCGGATTGGTCAAGGACCCCTCCCGTTACCACTGGAGCAGCTACGGGGCCGCCATGGGCGGGAACAAGGCGGCACGCGCGGGTCTCAAGTCCATCATCGCCACCGTGGATCGCGGGCAGGAGCAGGGCCTGCGCGGCGATGCCTGGCTGTCCCGATACCGCGTCTGGCTCTTCGGCAAGGCTGAGGAAATCCAAGACCCGCGCACCGGGAAGGTGCTGCGCAAAGGCATGAGCCGGAAGGCCGTGGAAAAAGGCCTGAAGCGAGGTGGCAAACCAAGCCTGAACGAACTGCTGCACTGCCGTCTCAGCTACATGACCCGCGGAGGAGCTTTGGGCACCAAAGCCTTCATCGAATCACTCTTTGAGGCCCAACGCTGGCGATTTGCTCCCGAGCGCAAAAACGGCGCCCGCCTCCCTCGAGGCGGCGAGTCCGCCTGGCAGGGCCTTCGCGTCCTCCGTGCGCCCCGTCCTGCTTGATGGATGCCATCACGAATCTTTTTTCGGTTGTCTTGTACATCCTCATGGGTGTATAGTCACTCAAGAGCAGCTCCCCAATCGATAGTTCGTTTGGCCGATCTTTAAGTTTTCCAGGCCCACATCACCCTCAAGCACCCACAGCGGTACATCGTGTGCCTAGCACGCATCGAGGCGTAGCCCTCCCCCTGAGCTTTCCTTCAACTCCTCGTGCATCACGGATTCTTCAACCTGCGTTCGTTGACAGGGTCCTCCCGGGTCCCTAGACTCGCGGGCATGTCGTGTCGTTTTAACCCCATCGCTTCGTGCATTTTACTGCTGGCTGTGTTGCTGTGTGCTTCCGCGGCGCAGGGGCAGGTGCTGGTGTACAAGTTCGACACGAGCGATGCGAAGGGCATCAATTTCCACACGTTCGAGGGCGGGTATGTGGTGGCGCCGTTGCTGGGTGGGGATGCGACGTTCCTGCTGACGACGAAGGAGGACGGGCGCCAGTACCTGGAGTCGTCCGGAGGTGGGCGGCTCTTCACCGCGGTGAGCGGGAGCGGGGACAAGAAGGCAGTGATTTCCGCGAGCACCGGGTTGGGCGCTGCGGAAGGGGCGCTGGTAGCGCTGGGGGACATCAATCACACGGTGAAAATCAGCAGCCCGGCCTCGACCATCACGGCGCGGGTCGCGAAGGCCCTGCACGGCACACTGGTCAGCGCGGATGATGAGAGCGATGCTGAGACAGAGGCCCGGGATGGGAGCATCGGCAATGGCGGGACCGCAGATGTGAAGATCACGCTCGATGAGAAGGAGACAAATCGGGTAAATGACGATGGCCTGACACTGGCGCAAACGGTGGAGCATCTGAAACTGGAGCTGGAGCGCGAAGGTTATCGTCCGGTCAGCGGCGATGATGGCGACGACGATGATGATGACGAGGAAGAGGAGGAAGTGGAGAGCACCGAGTAGAGTTGCGGCGAGTTCGTCGATGCGTAGACCTGTGCTATTGTCGCGCCAATGAATGCCCTGCTCGCTGCTGCCACCCTTGCCGGGAGTCAGGACCTTGATTTGGTGAAAGCCGCAGCCCGTGAGGCGTCCGTGAGCGGTCAGCCCGTGGTGGACGCCGTCTTGGAGAAGGCTTCCCTGGGCGAGTTGGAATTTCTGAGGGCGCTCGCGCATGAGTTGCACTGGCCGTGGCAGACGGAGTTGCAGCCGGACATGGACGAAGCGGCCGAGCTGAAGAAGGAGTGCCCACCGCGCCTCGCCCTGCGGCATCGCCTTCTCCCGCTGGCGTTTGTTTCCCCTCCCGTCACCGAGGCCGCAAACGGCGCACCTGGCGAGGGCGAGGTGAAGGAAGCGGAGCAGAAGGAAAAGACCAGCAAGCGCTCGTTGGTGATTGCGTGCTATGACCCCTTCGACCTCATGGCGCGCCAGGCCGTGGCTCGCACGGTGAATGTGCCGGTGCGCTGGACGCTGGCGCCGCGCGATGAGCTGCTGCGCGCGCTGCAGAGCTTCTACGGCGTGGGCGCGGATACGTTCGAGGACTTGATGAAGTCCCGCGACCAGGACTTGGATGATGCCCACCTGCGCGACGAGGCGAACATCATCGACGAGAGCGACGCCGAGGCTTCCGTGCTGAAGTTTGTGAACCAGATCATCCGCGAGGCGCTGGCCCAGCGCGCGACGGACATCCACGTGGAGCCCCTGCACGACAACCTGCGCATCCGCTACCGCATTGATGGTGTGCTGCATGAGACGCCCGTGCCGGAAAACATCAAGGCCCTGCAGGCCTCCGTGCTGGCGCGCATCAAGGTGATGGCGAAGCTGGACATCGCGGAGAAACGCCTGCCGCAGGACGGCCGTATCAATCTCAAGCTCGAAGGGCAGAACATCGACGTGCGCGTGGCCTGCATCCCGAGCGTGGAAGGGGAGAGCATCAGCCTGCGCTTGCTGGGCCAGGAAAAGTTCACGCTGGAGAAGCTGGGCCTCACCGCGGATTATCGCGAGAAGGTGGAGAGCCTGCTGGCCAAGCCGAACGGCATCGTGCTCGTCACCGGTCCCACGGGAAGCGGCAAGAGCACCACGCTGTATACCTTCCTCTCGCGGTTGAACAGCGTGCAGCGCCGCATCGTGACCATCGAGGACCCGGTGGAAAACAAGCTGCCGGGCGTCGTGCAGATCGCGGTGAAGCCGGAGATCAATCTTACCTTCGCCAGCGGCCTGCGCAGCATCCTGCGTGGCGACCCGAACGTGGTGATGGTGGGGGAAATTCGCGACCTGGAGACGGCGGAAATTGCCGTGCGCGCCTCGCTCACGGGTCACCTGGTCTTCTCCACGTTGCACACAAATGATGCGGTGGGTGGCATCACCCGTCTGGTGGAAATGGGCGTGGAGCCCTTCCTCGTGGCGTCCTCCGTGCGTGCATTCCTCGCCCAGCGCCTGGTACGTTCCCTCTGTCCGCACTGCCGGAAGCCGGCGCACTACAGTGATGAGCAGCTGAAGTCCTGCGGCTTCCATGAGGGGCTGGGCAAGACGCTCTTCACTGCGAGTGCCACCGGTTGCCAGTCCTGCCGTGGTACCGGGCACTACGGACGCATGGCCATCTATGAAATCGCGATGGTCACCGCTGCATTGCAGGATCTCATCAGCAGGAAGGCGAGCGCAAATGAGCTCACCCGCCAGGCGCGGCGGGATGGCTTCATCTCCATGCGCGAGTATGGCTGGCGCAAGGTGCTGGACGGCTCCACCACGGTGGAGGAGGTCATGCGCGTGACGAGTGAGGATTTCATGGATTGACCTTTCTGTTCCCACGCCTGAGTTGTAGAAGTTGGTCCATATCGCATCCGCATGCCTGCCTTCCGTTACGAAGCCATGAGCACCTCCGGTCAGCGCAGCGCTGGCACGCTGGAGGCGGCGGATCGTGGCGAGGCCGTGAGGAAGCTGGCGCGCCGGGGCTTGCAGCCTTTTTCCCTGAGCGCGGAAGGTGGTAAACCCGTCGCAGCCTCCGGGGCGGCGAAGGAGAAGAATAGCAAGGGTGCGGGCGAGACTTCCGCGAAGACCAAAGCGGCGGTTTCCGCATCGAAGGCGCCGGTCTCCGGGAAGGCCAGCGCCGCCAAATCCGTGATCACCGGCCCTCTCAAGCTGAGCCGCTCGCAGGTGATCCAATTCACCGAAGAACTGTGCGATCTCCTCACGGCGGGCCTGCAACTGGAGCAGGCTCTGCATGCCATGGAGAACCGCAGCGTGCCTGTGCTGCGCCAGCTCGCTACCTCAGTACGTGAGCGCGTGCGGGACGGGCTGCCCCTGTCCGCGGCGCTGCATCAGGTGAGCCCGTCCTTTGATGAGTTGTACTGCAATCTCGTCTCCGCCGGGGAGGCGGGCGGTGCGCTGGGTTCCATTCTCAACCGCCAGGCGCGTCACCTGAACCAGCTTGAGCAACTCCGGGCCAAGGTGACCGGAGCGTTGATCTATCCGGCCTTCATCATCATCTCGGGCATTGCCTTGTCCGTGACCATGGTGACCTTCCTCCTGCCGAAGATGGCAGCGCTGGTGGAGAGCACAGGGAAGGAACTGCCCACGATGGCGCAGTGGCTCATGGCGATGAGTGGCTTCATCAAGTCGTGGTGGTGGCTCCTCATTGCGGCGGTGATCCTTGTGGTCATCTCCGTGCATGTTCTGTTTCAGGACAAGGGCCGAATGGCCTGGTGGCACCGCAAGATGCTGGACCTGCCCATGTACGGGCCGGTGTTGCGCACGCGGTTTGAGGTGCAGTTCCTGGAGACACTGGGCAACCTGCTGAAGAATGGCCTCCCCTTGCACCGCGCATTGGAGCTGGTGCGAAAGGCAACCGTCAACCTCTACCTGCGGGAGCAGCTGGAGGCGGTGGAGACGGCCGTGCATGACGGGGGCTCACTCAGCCGGGCCCTGGAGCGGGCGGGTGTGCTGCGGCCTCTGGTCATCGACATGGTGCGCGTGGGCGAGCAGACGGGGGAAATGGCGGACGCGCTGGAGAAGGCGGCAGAACGCTTTGACCGTCAGCTCACGAAGACGATTGAGCATGCCACCGCGTTGCTGCAGCCCGTGCTCATGCTGGTCATGGCCGTACTGGTGGGCGGCATGGTGTGGATGATGATCAATATTGTGTTCTCCACCCTCCAGCAAATCCAGAGCCGCTAGACCGGGATGGATTCAAAGGGCATTTTATGTCCTTACCGTCACTTGCTTCCTCCTTGCTCCCATCACGGAAACTCCCTAGACTCACTGCCATGAAAATTTCTCCAAATGCCCCGCAAGCACGGATGCGCAGTGCCGGCTTTACCCTCATGGAGATGATGCTGGTGCTCCTGATCATCGCACTGATCATGGGTGGCGTGGCTGTGACGTTCCAAAGTTTCGCCAACAGCGCAGAGGTCACGACGACCAAGACGAAAATTCAGAACATGGAAGCCAGCCTCATGGCTTACCGGACGAACAACGGCTGGTATCCGACCCAGCAGCAGGGATTGGATGCCCTGGCCACCCAACCGACCGTGGAGCCCCTGCCGCGCATGTGGAAGCCTCTGGTGAAGTCTGATTCGCTCTACGATGCGTGGAGAAGAAAGCTGGCTTACCGCAATCCGGGCAAGCACAACTCTTCGGGTGTCGATGTGTATTCCCTTGGTGAGGATGGCGTTGACGGAACCAAGGACGACCTTGGGAACTGGTAACCTGCCACCGGTATCATGCACTTCCTCCGCCTGAGGCCTGAACCGCCGCCTGGCGCGGTTTCGCGGGCGGGTGGCTTCACCTTGCTGGAGCTGGTGGTCGTGCTGGTCATCATCTCGTTCGTGGTCGGCCTCGGAGTGATGAGTTTTGATGGTGTGGTGCAGGAGGGGGAACTGCGCAAGCCGGTGCTGGAGTTCAAGGACCTCACTGCGGAAGCTGTCCGACGGGCGACCCTGTACGAGCGTCCCCAGGTTTTGATCTTCGACAGTGCAGGCATGGTGATGCCTCTGCGCATGCGCCGTGAATCTGCTGGTGCGGTCATGCGCGTGAAGCGCTTCACGCTGCCACCCGGCATGTCGCTCATGTTACGCAGGTTTGGTTCGGACAAGTTTGCTCCCGCGGAGGGGCAGCGGCTCATCGTTTCCCCCAGCGGTTTGTGTGAGCCGCTCACTGCGCGTTTTCAGCGCGGGCAATCGTGGTTTGAGGTGACCCTCGACCCGCTCACCGGTGCGGCGAAAGAGGAGCGCATGGTTGTGCAATGAAGCTGCTGCCATGATGAACACGCGCGGCGCATCTCACCCCAGGCATGATCTCAGGGCTGGTTTCACCCTGCTGGAGGCGATGCTTGCCGTGTTCATCTTTGGCATGGCAGCCGTGGCGTTGATGGAGGCCATCAATTCCAGCGGACGCATCTCGCTGGATGCGCGTGCCAGGGGAAACATCCAGATGCGCCTGGATAACATGCTGCTGGAAGCCACCCGCGATCCCATGTGGTCGGTGGATACGCGAGCGCAGGCTGGCACGGAGCGGACCGTGCGTGAACACGGCTTCACCTACATCATCAAGCGAGAGCCAATCGAGCTGAAGAATCAGGATGGCCAGCTCCTGCAGGGACTCTATCTGGTCCAGGTGAAAGCGCTCTGGATGGAGGGAGGCCGTGAGCAGAGTGCGATCGCGGAGACGTGGGCTTATCCGCTCATGTTCCGTCCGCCCAACCTGATGCAGGCACCATGAACGCGACTGCATCCAACGCTGGTCCCATGAGGCGGAGGCTTGCTTCCCGTCGCAGCGGGAATGGTTTTACCTTGCTGGAGATGATCATGGTGCTGCTCATCACGTCCATGCTGATCAGTGCCGTGTTCGGCATTGTGAATGCGGTGACGATTCTCACTCACGATCTCACCACTTCCCAGCAGCGGGAATCGCGCACGCATGCCTTTGTTGAGCTGTGTGCCCGCAGTCTCCGCAGCCTGCCAGCGGATGCCATGCTGCGACTGCGGACGCGACAGGATGGGGGACTGTATACTACGCAGTTGGCCCTGGCAGATGCCCCCTCGCCGCTCTCTGCATCAGCAGGACCATTTACCGTGCTGGAGACGGAGGTCACTTCGGAAGGCTATCTCCGTCTCGTGGTGCGGTCGATTCCAGAGGACCAGGTGCTCGCGTGGGAGATGGGGGAGAGCACGGTGGGCACGCGCCTCGTACTGCTGGAGAATGTGCGCATGCTGGAGTGGCTGGTCTTCAACCCCACCACGCTTCAGTGGCAGACCGTGTGGAATGAGCGCATGCCCCTCACTGCGATGCGCGAGCTGGCCAAGAATGCAAACCCCGGCCGTCCCCAGGGGCCTCAGGCTCCCGGTGCGGATGCGCCTGCGCCGCCACCCAGTATTCCCCAAGACGTCCAGGAAGCTGTGAATGCTCTGGGACGTCCGCAGCGTCCCGGTCTCATGGAATTGCGCTTCGCGATTGGAAATGAGGCTCCGCAGCGGTGGGTCTTCTGGGTGCCCGCGCGAGTCGCTGGTGGGCGATGACATGGCGAAACAGGTTTCCCGTAAATCTAGTCTCTATTATTTTCGCAATCGATAAACAGAATGCATAAGCAATAATGCTTAGGACTCTGCTAAGGCATGGCCGGGAAATGTAGAGAATTTATTCAAATACTCCATCCGCGAAAGCAAGATTGGTCATTTCTGCTGGTTAGTGCATACTTCAGCGCAATCTGTCCAAGCATCTTGACCTCAACACTATGCGAGGAGTTTCCAGCATCCTCCGCGTTTCTTCCCTGGGATGTGGAGTAAAGAAAAGGAAATGGCACCGAACCGCTGTTTCTCTCGCAGGCTGCGGCCTGTTGCTGGCCACCGCTATGCCCGCGTCCGGGGCCTCTCCCGCTGCAGCTCATGGGGGAGGTGTGCCCCGTGAGTCCACCCTGCTGGGCATGCCTCGAAACATGGCCCTGGCCTCTCTGGTCATCGTTCTTACCCAGACGGGATTGATCGTGGGTTTGCTGGTGGCGAATCGCCGGCGCAAGAGGCTGGCACGCGAGCAGGGCGAGCGACTGCGCTTCGAGCAAATCCTCACGGAGATCTCAGGGGATCTCGTCGAGGCGTCCGTGGAAACGCTGGACAACGCCATCTGCCACGCGCTGGAGAAGGTGCGCGTGATGATGGAATTCCAATCCTGCATGTTGTTCGAGCATGTGCGTGACACCCAGGTGGTCCGCATCCTGTATCACACGGACGCTGCCGTGCGCGAGGCCATTGCCCGTAGGGAGGCAGAGATACCAATGCCCTGGCTATGCGCGCAGTTCCAGTACCGCAAAGCGATTCCCCTGGCCCATGCCTTGCAGGATCTGCCCGCCGACGCCCGGGAGGAGCAGGACTACGTGCGGGTGAAGAACATCAAGTCCGCGCTCATCATCCCCCTGCACTCCACGGATGGGACCACGCATGGGGTATCATTCTGTACTGGGGTCGCATACCGCGAGTGGAGTGATACGGTCATCTCCCAGCTCCATGCGCTAGGGGACGTACTCTCGTCGTCGGTCTCCCGCCATCGCGCGGAGATGGAGCTTCGCCTTTCAGAAGAGCGATTCTCCAAGGCGTTCCACGCCAGTCCCAGTGCCATGGTGATCTTCCGGGCCAGGGATGAGACCATCCTCGACGTGAACGAAAGCTGGGAACGTCAGTTTGGCTATACCTATGCGGAGGCGGCTGGACACCTGCCAGAGGAGCTGGGCATCTATCGCAGTGAAAAGGAGCGCCTTCGTCTTGGCTCGCTCGTGGATACCGTCGGCTCACTCAGGAACCACGAGATCACGCTCCGCACACGCACAGAGAGGGAGGTCGTCGCCATTCTCTCATTGGAGACCATCTCCATCCATGATGAGGCATGCTACATCGCGATCTTCCATGACGTCACCGATCAACGGAGGGTGGAGGAGATGCGGCAGTCCATGGTGCATGTGTCACGTCTGGCGCTGGTGGGCGAACTCACGGCCTCCATCGCGCACGAAATCAATCAGCCACTTGGTGCAATCCTGAGCAATGCTGAGGCCGCGGAAATGCTCATGGAGACGGAGAATCCGCCCCTGGATGACATCCGGCAAATCCTGGCGGACATTCGCAAAGATGATCTCAGGGCAAGCCAGGTCATCCGCCATATCCGCACGCTGGTGCGACGTGCGCCCCTGCGGCTCCTGCCCGTGCAGGTGAATGAAGTGGTGCTGGATGTGCTGAAGCTTTTGTCGACAGACGCGCAGCGACGCGGCATCATACTGCATGGTGATCTGGCTGCGGACGAGCCCGAAATATCGGCGGACCGGGTGCATCTTCAGCAGGTGCTCATCAATCTGATTGTGAATGCCATGGATGCCATGAAGAGCAACGGCACCACCATCCCTATCGTCGACGTACGCACGTGGCGCGAGGGGCCGCATGGGGTCTCCGTCTCCGTGCGTGACCACGGGCACGGCATACCCGAAGACCGGCTGCCCCAGATATTTGAGTCCTTCTTCACAACCAAAGTGGAGGGAATGGGGTTAGGACTGGCCATGGCGCGTTCGATTATCGAAGCCCATCGCGGAAGCATAGCGGCGCGGAACCTCGCCGAAGGTGGGGCAATGTTCACTTTCACGTTGCCCAGCGGGAATGGAAATGGAGCCGGAACACGAAACGCCACCATCGGGAGGTCCTCATGACGACTTGCACTGTGGATACCCTGGATGAAGAAGAAGTCTCCACGGTGCATGTGGTAGATGATGATGAATCCCTGCGCATGGCGATGACGCGGCTGTTGCGCGCGGCGGGTTATCATGTGCAGTCGTATGCTTCCGCGGGTGAGTACTTGCTGCGCCGGAAGCCAGGCATGAATGGCTGCCTGCTGCTCGATGTGCGCATGCCGGGACCCAGTGGCCTGGAATTGCAGGCCGCATTACAAAATGATCGTGATGCCCTGCCCATCATCTTCCTGACGGCTCATGGAGACATCCCCATGAGCGTGCAGGCCATGAAACAGGGCGCGGTGGACTTCCTGACCAAGCCGGTGGAGAGCAAGGCTTTGCTGCATGCCATCAAGGGAGCGCTTGCAAAGCAGACCAGTGAAACTCACTCGCGGCGCTCCATGGATGAATATCGCAACCGTCTTCGCAGCCTCACGGAGCGGGAGCA harbors:
- a CDS encoding sensor histidine kinase, with amino-acid sequence MPRESTLLGMPRNMALASLVIVLTQTGLIVGLLVANRRRKRLAREQGERLRFEQILTEISGDLVEASVETLDNAICHALEKVRVMMEFQSCMLFEHVRDTQVVRILYHTDAAVREAIARREAEIPMPWLCAQFQYRKAIPLAHALQDLPADAREEQDYVRVKNIKSALIIPLHSTDGTTHGVSFCTGVAYREWSDTVISQLHALGDVLSSSVSRHRAEMELRLSEERFSKAFHASPSAMVIFRARDETILDVNESWERQFGYTYAEAAGHLPEELGIYRSEKERLRLGSLVDTVGSLRNHEITLRTRTEREVVAILSLETISIHDEACYIAIFHDVTDQRRVEEMRQSMVHVSRLALVGELTASIAHEINQPLGAILSNAEAAEMLMETENPPLDDIRQILADIRKDDLRASQVIRHIRTLVRRAPLRLLPVQVNEVVLDVLKLLSTDAQRRGIILHGDLAADEPEISADRVHLQQVLINLIVNAMDAMKSNGTTIPIVDVRTWREGPHGVSVSVRDHGHGIPEDRLPQIFESFFTTKVEGMGLGLAMARSIIEAHRGSIAARNLAEGGAMFTFTLPSGNGNGAGTRNATIGRSS
- a CDS encoding response regulator transcription factor, whose translation is MTTCTVDTLDEEEVSTVHVVDDDESLRMAMTRLLRAAGYHVQSYASAGEYLLRRKPGMNGCLLLDVRMPGPSGLELQAALQNDRDALPIIFLTAHGDIPMSVQAMKQGAVDFLTKPVESKALLHAIKGALAKQTSETHSRRSMDEYRNRLRSLTEREHQVFVGVVSGKLNKQIAADLGTVERTVKAHRSQVMTKMQATSLADLVHMADTLRAAGYVTE